In the Rhabdothermincola sediminis genome, one interval contains:
- the polA gene encoding DNA polymerase I: MSTVMLIDGNSLTYRAFFALPTDLATASGQVTNAVYGFTSMLINLMRDHRPDRVAVAFDRPEPTFRHEVVETYKANREAAPDILRQQIGLVREVVEKLGIAILEVSGYEADDIIATLATRARDAGHDVLIVTGDRDTYQLVEDPHVRVLYNRKGVSDYALYDEAGIESRTGVPPSKYVLYAALRGDPSDNLPGVPGVGEKTAAKLVNTYGDLDGIFSHLDELSPKLRSSLAEHEAQVRRNAEVMKLVCDVDLDVDLDELDLGVVDLDEVRKLFEFLEFRSLFDRLVEALGERAIGGTGARGGGVLEAEVRLLEDRAGALDLLASMRAEAGVLAVAPAWAGIEGRSPLEGIAFVTDAAAAEVAWLPATLLAEPSVTDALATFSGRGGRPLATHDAKAMMRGLAPYGVDVRSLALDTMIAAYLIDPAESRYPLAEVLERFTGMRLPAGAGSAEGQLDFGDGGVPAWLDAGRRALALAFLVDPLASTLDALGLRALNDEVETPLVRVLAKMEIAGIGVDVDELRRLSDSLVDDCERLRRQVWADAGHEFNVNSTPQLRQVLFEELGLTPQKKTKTGYSTDAASLEKLLGEHPIIEHLLQYREVEKLRSTYGEGLLAEVAPDGRIHATFNQTVARTGRLSSDAPNLHNIPVRSEIGRAFRKAFVPAPGYEFTIADYNQIELRCIAHLAEDPGLIAAFESGEDIHTATAARVFGVDPKAVTLDQRSKAKMVSYGLAYGMEAYGLGQRLGISTSEAQEILDAYFEAFPAVRAYMERTVAEARERGYTETLFGRRRQIPELSSSNVRIRQAGERQAMNAGIQGLAADIFKVALVRLDAALEEQRLDARLVLQVHDEVLVESRPAERESVTAAVLDAMCGAFDLRVPLEVNLTHGATWADAKG; this comes from the coding sequence ATGTCGACGGTCATGCTCATCGACGGCAACTCCCTCACCTACCGCGCGTTCTTCGCCCTTCCCACGGACCTGGCGACCGCTTCGGGCCAGGTCACCAACGCGGTGTACGGGTTCACCTCGATGCTGATCAACCTCATGAGGGACCACCGGCCGGACCGGGTGGCGGTGGCCTTCGATCGGCCCGAGCCGACGTTCCGCCACGAGGTCGTCGAGACGTACAAGGCGAACCGGGAGGCGGCGCCGGACATCCTACGACAGCAGATCGGCCTGGTGCGTGAGGTGGTCGAGAAGCTCGGGATCGCGATCCTGGAGGTGTCCGGCTACGAGGCCGACGACATCATCGCCACGCTCGCCACCCGTGCCCGCGACGCGGGTCACGACGTGCTGATCGTCACCGGCGACCGCGACACCTACCAGCTCGTCGAGGATCCTCACGTACGGGTGCTCTACAACCGGAAAGGGGTCTCGGACTACGCGCTCTACGACGAAGCCGGCATCGAGTCACGCACCGGCGTGCCTCCGTCGAAGTACGTGCTCTACGCGGCATTGCGCGGCGATCCGTCGGACAACCTCCCCGGTGTTCCGGGAGTGGGGGAGAAGACGGCCGCCAAGCTGGTCAACACCTACGGCGACCTCGACGGGATCTTCTCGCATCTCGATGAGTTGTCGCCGAAGCTGCGATCCAGCCTGGCCGAGCACGAAGCGCAGGTTCGCCGCAACGCGGAGGTCATGAAGCTGGTGTGCGACGTGGACCTCGACGTCGACCTGGACGAGCTGGATCTCGGCGTCGTCGATCTCGATGAGGTCCGCAAGCTCTTCGAGTTCCTCGAGTTCCGGTCCCTCTTCGACCGGCTGGTCGAGGCGCTGGGGGAGCGGGCCATCGGGGGGACGGGCGCGAGAGGCGGAGGCGTGCTCGAGGCGGAGGTCCGGCTGCTCGAGGACCGCGCCGGGGCGCTGGACCTGCTGGCCTCGATGCGAGCGGAGGCGGGGGTCCTCGCCGTGGCGCCGGCATGGGCCGGTATCGAGGGGCGATCGCCCCTCGAAGGCATCGCCTTCGTGACCGATGCCGCTGCCGCCGAGGTCGCCTGGCTGCCGGCGACGCTGCTGGCCGAGCCTTCGGTCACGGATGCGCTGGCGACCTTCAGCGGTCGGGGCGGCCGGCCGCTCGCCACCCATGACGCCAAGGCGATGATGAGGGGGCTCGCTCCCTACGGAGTCGACGTGCGCTCGCTGGCGCTCGACACCATGATCGCCGCGTACCTGATCGACCCCGCCGAGTCGCGGTATCCGCTGGCGGAGGTGCTCGAAAGGTTCACCGGTATGAGGCTGCCGGCGGGCGCCGGGTCGGCCGAGGGACAGCTGGACTTCGGCGACGGGGGGGTGCCGGCCTGGCTCGACGCGGGGAGGCGGGCCCTTGCGCTGGCGTTCCTGGTCGACCCGCTGGCATCGACGCTCGACGCCCTCGGCCTGCGGGCGCTCAACGACGAAGTCGAGACGCCCCTGGTCCGGGTGCTCGCCAAGATGGAGATCGCGGGCATCGGGGTCGACGTCGACGAGCTGCGACGGCTCAGCGACTCCCTGGTCGACGATTGCGAGCGGCTGCGCAGGCAGGTGTGGGCCGACGCCGGCCACGAGTTCAACGTGAACTCCACGCCGCAGCTCCGGCAGGTGCTGTTCGAGGAGCTCGGCCTCACGCCGCAGAAGAAGACCAAGACCGGCTATTCGACCGACGCGGCGTCCCTCGAGAAGCTGCTCGGTGAGCACCCCATCATCGAGCACCTGCTGCAGTACCGCGAAGTGGAGAAGCTGCGCTCCACCTACGGCGAGGGCCTTCTCGCCGAGGTGGCACCCGACGGGCGCATCCACGCCACGTTCAACCAGACCGTGGCCCGGACCGGGCGGTTGAGCTCTGACGCGCCGAACCTGCACAACATCCCGGTCCGCAGCGAGATCGGCCGGGCGTTCCGCAAGGCCTTCGTGCCCGCGCCGGGCTACGAGTTCACCATCGCCGACTACAACCAGATCGAGCTGCGCTGCATCGCCCACCTCGCCGAGGATCCGGGCCTGATCGCGGCATTCGAGTCCGGGGAGGACATCCACACCGCCACCGCGGCCCGGGTGTTCGGCGTGGACCCGAAGGCGGTGACCCTCGACCAGCGGTCGAAGGCCAAGATGGTCTCGTACGGGCTGGCCTACGGGATGGAGGCCTACGGGCTCGGGCAGCGGCTCGGCATCTCCACCTCCGAGGCGCAGGAGATCCTCGACGCCTACTTCGAGGCCTTCCCCGCCGTGCGGGCGTACATGGAGCGCACGGTGGCCGAAGCCCGCGAGCGCGGCTACACCGAGACCCTGTTCGGTCGGAGGCGGCAGATCCCGGAGCTGAGCTCGAGCAACGTCCGGATCCGCCAGGCAGGTGAGCGGCAGGCGATGAACGCTGGGATCCAAGGGCTGGCCGCCGACATCTTCAAGGTCGCGCTCGTCCGGCTCGACGCCGCCCTCGAGGAGCAGCGGCTCGATGCCCGCCTGGTCCTCCAGGTCCACGACGAGGTGCTGGTGGAGAGCCGCCCGGCGGAGCGGGAGTCCGTCACGGCCGCGGTGCTCGACGCGATGTGTGGTGCGTTCGACCTCCGGGTGCCACTCGAGGTGAACTTGACCCACGGCGCGACCTGGGCCGACGCCAAGGGATGA
- a CDS encoding ANTAR domain-containing response regulator: MRPLTDRDRGKGTPVPTRVVIAEDEAIIRLDLKETLEEEGYEVVGETGRGDEAVELVKQHEPDIAILDIKMPGLDGLSAAREIAGERRAAVLILTAFSQRDLIEQARDAGALAYLVKPFQRSELIPAIEVAIGRFNEIKALHDQAQTLEGQLETRKVVDRAKGRLMDRYALSESDAFSFIQKTAMQERMTMKAIAEKVIAGELAPPTSH; the protein is encoded by the coding sequence ATGCGCCCACTCACGGACCGCGACAGGGGAAAGGGAACGCCGGTGCCGACCCGCGTCGTCATCGCCGAGGACGAGGCCATCATCCGGCTCGACCTGAAGGAAACCCTCGAGGAGGAGGGCTACGAGGTCGTCGGCGAGACGGGTCGTGGTGACGAGGCCGTCGAGCTGGTCAAGCAGCACGAGCCGGACATCGCGATCCTCGACATCAAGATGCCGGGCCTCGACGGGCTCTCCGCCGCCCGGGAGATCGCCGGCGAACGGCGGGCGGCCGTGCTGATCCTCACCGCGTTCAGCCAGCGGGACCTCATCGAGCAGGCCCGTGACGCAGGCGCCCTCGCCTACCTGGTCAAGCCGTTCCAGCGCAGCGAACTCATCCCGGCCATCGAGGTGGCGATCGGTCGGTTCAACGAGATCAAGGCGCTCCATGACCAGGCACAGACCCTCGAGGGCCAGCTCGAGACGCGCAAAGTGGTGGACCGGGCCAAGGGCCGTCTGATGGACCGGTACGCGCTCTCCGAGTCCGACGCGTTCTCGTTCATCCAGAAGACGGCGATGCAGGAACGGATGACGATGAAGGCGATCGCCGAGAAGGTCATCGCCGGGGAGCTCGCCCCTCCGACCTCGCACTGA
- the fabD gene encoding ACP S-malonyltransferase, whose translation MIVFTFPGQGSQKPGMGAPWVGHPSWELVGEASAAVGRDIEHLLLEAPADELTETRNAQAATFVLSLVVLDAIERLGVEPAAVAGHSLGEYTALVAAGALAFEEGATLVAERGEAMQAAGRERAGGMAAVLGLDDDAVEVACARVDGDVWVANYNAPGQVVVAGSPEAIDDLAALAKEAGAKKVLPVPVSGAFHTPFMAPARERLRKALAATDVRDPELPTYANVDAAPHTDAREWLGLLGAQLCSPVRWRQTLHRLHDDGFGTYVEVGPGTVLTGLAKRTVSGARVLSVSTPADLDRLLEALAAPPAGAVGAHEGEHLFATERLVVSPAAGLFSPAGGLDPGLRLEPGDVLGTVGDHEVRSPFSGVVMGVLAVDGERVTASQPIAWLRTS comes from the coding sequence ATGATCGTGTTCACCTTCCCCGGCCAGGGCTCACAGAAGCCCGGGATGGGAGCGCCGTGGGTCGGGCACCCGTCCTGGGAGCTCGTCGGCGAGGCGAGCGCCGCCGTCGGCCGTGACATCGAGCACCTGCTGCTCGAGGCACCGGCCGACGAGCTCACCGAGACCCGTAACGCCCAGGCGGCCACCTTCGTGTTGAGCCTCGTGGTGCTCGACGCGATCGAGCGCCTCGGCGTCGAGCCCGCAGCCGTGGCCGGTCACAGCCTGGGCGAGTACACCGCGCTGGTCGCCGCCGGCGCGCTCGCCTTCGAGGAGGGCGCCACCCTCGTCGCCGAGCGAGGCGAGGCCATGCAGGCCGCGGGCCGCGAGCGGGCCGGCGGGATGGCCGCGGTCCTCGGCCTCGATGACGACGCCGTCGAGGTGGCCTGCGCTCGGGTGGACGGTGACGTGTGGGTGGCGAACTACAACGCGCCCGGCCAGGTGGTCGTCGCCGGTAGCCCCGAGGCGATCGACGACCTGGCCGCGCTGGCGAAGGAGGCGGGAGCCAAGAAGGTGCTGCCCGTGCCGGTGAGCGGCGCCTTCCACACCCCGTTCATGGCCCCGGCTCGCGAGCGCCTGCGCAAGGCGCTGGCCGCGACCGACGTACGGGACCCGGAGCTGCCCACCTACGCGAACGTCGACGCCGCCCCCCACACCGACGCCCGTGAATGGCTGGGGCTGCTCGGCGCGCAGCTGTGCAGCCCGGTGCGCTGGCGCCAGACCCTGCACCGCCTCCACGACGACGGCTTCGGCACCTACGTGGAAGTCGGTCCCGGCACCGTGCTCACCGGCCTCGCCAAGCGCACGGTCAGCGGCGCTCGGGTGCTGTCGGTATCGACGCCCGCTGATCTCGACCGGCTCTTGGAGGCCCTCGCCGCGCCGCCGGCCGGCGCCGTCGGCGCCCACGAGGGCGAGCACCTGTTCGCCACGGAGCGGCTGGTGGTGAGCCCGGCTGCGGGGCTGTTCTCCCCCGCCGGAGGCCTCGACCCGGGGCTGCGCCTGGAACCGGGCGATGTGCTCGGCACGGTCGGTGACCACGAGGTGCGCTCACCGTTCTCCGGCGTGGTGATGGGGGTGCTCGCCGTAGACGGGGAGCGGGTCACGGCCAGCCAGCCCATCGCCTGGTTGCGTACGAGCTGA
- a CDS encoding beta-ketoacyl-ACP synthase III → MAGAVIVGWGTALPDRVVTNADLEATLDTSDEWITERTGIKERRVGGTTAGLAVAAGARALERAGLHGSDIDQVLLATTTPDRMIPSTASDVQHALGIKGGASDLNAACSGFVYGLVHAHGLIALGARRVLLIGSETLSRVTDWSDRNTAILFADGAGAVVLEATAGAGQLLGWDLGSDGSARDLLYADIGGYLQMDGREVFRRAVRATVDSALRSLQRAGVRATDVALAVPHQANIRIIDAACQRLGIPMERTATVLHATGNTSSASIPLALVDAIDRGRLHRGDLVLLVGFGAGMSWASAVIRWEADT, encoded by the coding sequence ATGGCGGGCGCCGTGATCGTCGGTTGGGGCACCGCCCTGCCCGACCGGGTCGTCACCAACGCCGATCTCGAGGCCACCCTCGACACCTCCGACGAGTGGATCACCGAGCGGACCGGCATCAAGGAGCGGCGGGTGGGCGGCACGACCGCCGGGCTCGCCGTGGCCGCGGGCGCCCGGGCACTGGAGCGAGCGGGGCTGCACGGTTCCGACATCGACCAGGTCCTGCTCGCCACCACCACGCCGGATCGGATGATCCCCTCCACCGCCTCCGACGTGCAGCACGCCCTCGGCATCAAGGGGGGCGCGTCGGACCTGAACGCGGCCTGCTCCGGCTTCGTCTACGGCCTGGTGCACGCCCACGGCCTGATCGCCCTCGGTGCCCGCCGGGTGCTGCTCATCGGCAGCGAGACCCTGAGCAGGGTCACCGACTGGAGTGACCGCAACACGGCGATCCTCTTCGCCGACGGGGCCGGGGCGGTGGTGCTGGAGGCGACCGCGGGCGCCGGTCAGCTCCTGGGTTGGGACCTCGGATCGGACGGGTCGGCCCGGGACCTGCTCTACGCCGACATCGGCGGCTACCTGCAGATGGATGGGCGCGAGGTGTTCCGCCGAGCGGTGCGGGCCACGGTGGACTCTGCGCTGCGATCCCTGCAGCGAGCAGGCGTTCGGGCCACCGACGTCGCGCTCGCGGTGCCCCACCAGGCCAACATCCGCATCATCGACGCGGCCTGCCAGCGGCTCGGCATCCCGATGGAGCGAACGGCGACCGTGCTCCACGCCACCGGCAACACCTCCTCGGCGTCGATCCCCCTGGCGTTGGTTGATGCGATCGACCGGGGACGGCTGCACCGCGGCGACCTCGTGCTGCTCGTAGGGTTCGGTGCCGGGATGAGCTGGGCGAGTGCCGTGATCCGCTGGGAGGCCGACACGTGA
- the fabG gene encoding 3-oxoacyl-ACP reductase FabG, whose amino-acid sequence MNRVVLVTGGARGIGLATARAFAESGASVAITYRSTPPDETQTAGLLCLPCDITQPAEVEETFARVEAELGPVEVLVANAGITVDMLVLRMSDDDFARVLDTNLTGTFRVAKRALQKMMRARWGRVVLVGSVVGTTGQAGQANYAASKAGLVGLARSLAREFASRHVTVNVVAPGPITTDMLAAVGDDRREAIAAAVPLGRLGDPGEVAAAIRFLASDDAGYITGAVLPVDGGLAMGPW is encoded by the coding sequence GTGAACCGGGTGGTGCTGGTGACCGGAGGAGCACGGGGCATCGGGCTGGCGACGGCGCGAGCGTTCGCCGAGAGCGGAGCGAGCGTGGCGATCACCTACCGCTCGACCCCACCGGACGAGACGCAGACCGCAGGCCTGCTGTGCCTGCCGTGCGACATCACCCAGCCCGCCGAGGTGGAGGAGACCTTCGCCCGGGTGGAGGCGGAGCTCGGCCCGGTGGAGGTGCTCGTGGCCAACGCGGGCATCACCGTCGACATGCTCGTGCTGCGCATGTCCGACGACGACTTCGCCCGGGTGCTCGACACGAACCTGACCGGCACCTTCCGGGTAGCCAAGCGGGCCCTCCAGAAGATGATGCGGGCCCGCTGGGGTCGGGTGGTCCTGGTCGGCTCGGTCGTCGGCACCACCGGCCAGGCAGGCCAGGCCAACTATGCGGCGTCGAAGGCCGGTCTCGTGGGGCTGGCGCGGTCGCTGGCGCGCGAGTTCGCCTCGCGCCACGTCACCGTGAACGTGGTGGCCCCCGGCCCGATCACCACCGACATGCTGGCCGCCGTCGGTGACGACCGCCGCGAAGCCATCGCGGCAGCCGTGCCGCTCGGTCGCCTGGGCGATCCCGGCGAGGTGGCGGCGGCGATCCGGTTCCTCGCGTCCGACGACGCGGGGTACATCACCGGTGCCGTGCTCCCCGTCGACGGCGGCCTGGCCATGGGGCCGTGGTGA
- the acpP gene encoding acyl carrier protein — translation MSDDTFDRFKKCAVEVLAVEEDQITPDARFGDDLDADSLDLVELVMALEEEFDISVDESELDGIETVGQALELVQSKR, via the coding sequence GTGAGTGACGACACGTTCGACCGCTTCAAGAAGTGCGCCGTCGAGGTGCTGGCCGTCGAGGAGGACCAGATCACGCCCGACGCCCGCTTCGGCGACGACCTCGACGCCGACAGCCTGGACCTGGTCGAGCTGGTGATGGCCCTCGAGGAGGAGTTCGACATCAGCGTCGACGAGTCGGAGCTGGACGGGATCGAGACCGTCGGCCAGGCACTCGAGCTCGTCCAGTCGAAGCGCTGA
- a CDS encoding beta-ketoacyl-[acyl-carrier-protein] synthase family protein, with the protein MEASPARDRRRVAVTGVGVVSPCGIGAEAFWAGLLGPPPEGERRVYDFDPARYFDNPKEARRTDRFTQFALAAAAEALEQSGQPEAAPLRRGVWVGTGVGGLITVEDQVVVRHEKGARRVSPFLVPMMMANAAAAAISMRYGWQGPCETTVTACAAGTHSIANGARLISSGRCDAVIAGSSEAAMTATGIAGFTNMTALSSSGVSRPFDRDRDGFVMAEGGAVLVLEEWESAQRRGATILAEVLGSASTADAHHITAPSPDGSGAIACMQLALEDAGVDPSDVRHVNAHGTSTPLNDAAEAEAIAKLFGTPGPPITSIKGVTGHSLGAAGALEAVSVVLSMVKGLLPPTAGYEHPDPELPPIDVVHGEPRPWQPGPTLSNSFGFGGHNGCLVFGPPDRPQG; encoded by the coding sequence ATGGAGGCCTCGCCGGCACGGGACCGCCGCCGCGTCGCGGTCACCGGCGTCGGGGTCGTCTCGCCGTGCGGTATCGGCGCCGAGGCCTTCTGGGCCGGCCTGCTCGGCCCGCCGCCGGAAGGCGAGCGCCGGGTGTACGACTTCGACCCCGCCCGGTACTTCGACAACCCCAAGGAGGCTCGGCGCACCGACCGGTTCACCCAGTTCGCGCTGGCCGCCGCAGCAGAAGCGCTCGAACAGTCCGGCCAGCCCGAGGCTGCGCCCCTCCGGCGAGGAGTCTGGGTCGGCACCGGCGTCGGGGGGCTCATCACGGTGGAGGACCAGGTGGTCGTCCGTCATGAGAAGGGCGCGCGGCGGGTGTCCCCGTTCCTCGTGCCGATGATGATGGCGAACGCCGCAGCCGCGGCCATCTCGATGCGCTATGGCTGGCAGGGCCCGTGCGAGACCACGGTCACCGCGTGCGCTGCCGGGACCCACTCGATCGCGAACGGCGCCCGCCTCATCAGCAGCGGGCGCTGCGACGCGGTGATCGCCGGCAGCAGTGAAGCGGCGATGACCGCCACCGGCATCGCCGGGTTCACGAACATGACGGCGCTGTCGAGCTCCGGCGTGTCACGCCCCTTCGACCGCGACCGGGACGGGTTCGTGATGGCCGAGGGCGGCGCGGTGCTCGTGCTCGAGGAATGGGAGTCAGCGCAACGCCGGGGCGCCACCATCCTGGCGGAGGTGCTCGGCAGCGCCAGCACCGCGGACGCCCATCACATCACGGCGCCCTCCCCGGACGGGAGCGGCGCCATCGCCTGCATGCAGCTGGCCTTGGAGGATGCCGGGGTCGATCCGTCCGACGTCCGCCACGTGAACGCCCACGGCACCTCCACCCCGCTGAACGACGCGGCCGAGGCCGAGGCCATCGCCAAGCTATTCGGCACCCCGGGCCCGCCGATCACCTCCATCAAGGGCGTCACCGGTCACTCGCTCGGGGCGGCAGGTGCGCTGGAGGCCGTCTCGGTGGTCCTGTCGATGGTGAAGGGGCTGCTACCGCCCACCGCCGGCTACGAGCACCCCGACCCGGAGCTGCCCCCCATCGACGTCGTCCACGGCGAGCCCCGCCCGTGGCAGCCCGGACCGACCTTGTCGAACAGCTTCGGCTTCGGCGGCCACAACGGCTGCCTGGTGTTCGGGCCGCCTGATCGCCCTCAGGGCTGA
- a CDS encoding methylated-DNA--[protein]-cysteine S-methyltransferase has translation MRAVSTISTPIGPLTLEATDSGLRSVTFGGGRGGRNGSPTAAHQLALAERELQEYFAGERSSFTVPLDWPAMTGFRRAVLTELVSVPYGEVVTYGELASRAGRPGAARAVGSAMATNPLAVVVPCHRVIRSGGVLGNYGDDPRKKVWLLSLEGYLSGRSPSDQP, from the coding sequence GTGCGCGCCGTCTCCACGATCTCGACCCCCATCGGCCCGCTGACCCTCGAGGCCACCGATTCAGGCCTGCGCTCGGTCACCTTCGGCGGTGGTCGGGGTGGCCGGAACGGGTCGCCCACCGCCGCTCACCAGCTCGCCCTCGCCGAGCGCGAGCTGCAGGAGTACTTCGCGGGGGAGCGCAGCTCCTTCACCGTGCCGCTGGATTGGCCGGCCATGACCGGCTTCCGCCGGGCCGTGCTCACCGAGCTGGTCTCGGTGCCCTACGGCGAGGTGGTCACCTACGGTGAGCTGGCCTCGCGGGCCGGCCGTCCCGGCGCCGCTCGGGCGGTGGGATCGGCGATGGCCACCAACCCGCTGGCCGTCGTGGTTCCCTGCCACCGGGTCATCCGGAGCGGGGGCGTGCTCGGCAACTACGGGGACGACCCGCGCAAGAAGGTCTGGCTGCTGAGCCTTGAGGGCTACCTGTCGGGGCGAAGCCCGAGCGATCAGCCCTGA
- the fabZ gene encoding 3-hydroxyacyl-ACP dehydratase FabZ, with the protein MATHPAPIDVLPHRPPFLFLDEVVSLEPGVRAAGSWRLTGEEWFFAGHFPGRPTLPGVLMVEAIAQLGAYAVLAGDDHTGKLPLFGGVDGVRFRRQATPGEVLELEVELGRMSARAGKGHGRASVGGATACEADLLFVLVDA; encoded by the coding sequence ATGGCCACCCACCCGGCCCCGATCGACGTCCTGCCTCACCGGCCTCCATTCCTGTTCCTGGACGAGGTGGTCTCCCTGGAGCCGGGTGTCCGCGCCGCGGGGAGCTGGCGCCTCACCGGCGAGGAGTGGTTCTTCGCCGGCCACTTCCCGGGGCGACCGACGCTGCCCGGCGTGTTGATGGTGGAGGCCATCGCCCAGCTGGGGGCCTACGCGGTGCTGGCCGGCGACGATCACACCGGCAAGCTCCCGCTGTTCGGTGGGGTCGACGGGGTGCGCTTCCGGCGCCAGGCCACGCCCGGCGAGGTGCTGGAGCTGGAGGTGGAGCTCGGCCGGATGTCCGCCCGGGCGGGCAAGGGCCACGGGCGGGCATCGGTCGGCGGGGCTACGGCGTGTGAGGCGGACCTGCTCTTCGTGCTCGTCGACGCCTGA
- the bcp gene encoding thioredoxin-dependent thiol peroxidase translates to MSTHLAPGDKAPAFTLVDQHGNKVKLSDFKGRKVLVYFYPKADTPGCTAQSCGLRDVAGDIGDTAIVGISPDEPARQKKFDEKYSLGFPLLADTDHAVAERYGVWGEKSMYGKKYLGIIRSAFLIDESGRIAEAWYKISPKDTPVRLTQALAAG, encoded by the coding sequence ATGAGCACGCATCTCGCACCCGGGGACAAGGCCCCTGCCTTCACGCTGGTCGACCAGCACGGCAACAAGGTCAAGCTGTCGGACTTCAAGGGACGCAAGGTCCTCGTGTACTTCTACCCGAAGGCCGACACCCCGGGATGCACGGCCCAGTCGTGCGGCCTGCGGGACGTCGCCGGTGACATCGGCGACACCGCTATCGTCGGCATCAGCCCCGACGAGCCGGCGCGCCAGAAGAAGTTCGACGAGAAGTACTCGCTGGGGTTCCCGCTGCTCGCCGACACCGACCACGCAGTGGCCGAGCGCTACGGCGTGTGGGGCGAGAAGAGCATGTACGGCAAGAAGTATCTCGGGATCATCCGCTCGGCGTTCCTGATCGACGAGTCGGGTCGGATCGCCGAGGCCTGGTACAAGATCAGTCCCAAGGACACGCCCGTGCGGCTGACCCAGGCGCTCGCGGCCGGGTGA
- a CDS encoding HU family DNA-binding protein, producing MTKAELVAQIAERTGVSKSDVEKTLKGFEEVVQQVVAKGGEKLSLPGFLSFEQVQRAARTGRNPQTGETINVPASKAVKVSAGATLKKVAKGEVPAPA from the coding sequence ATGACCAAAGCGGAGTTGGTCGCCCAGATCGCCGAGCGAACCGGCGTCTCCAAGAGCGACGTCGAGAAGACCCTGAAGGGGTTCGAGGAGGTCGTGCAGCAGGTCGTCGCCAAGGGTGGCGAGAAGCTTTCGTTGCCCGGATTCCTGTCCTTCGAGCAGGTGCAGCGCGCCGCTCGGACCGGCCGGAACCCCCAGACCGGCGAGACCATCAACGTCCCTGCCAGCAAGGCCGTGAAGGTCAGCGCGGGCGCGACCCTGAAGAAGGTGGCAAAGGGGGAGGTGCCCGCCCCGGCCTGA
- a CDS encoding globin domain-containing protein, with protein MSEEFVAGSLYERVGGRAWFEALVERFYGGVATDPVLRPLYPEDLRESREHLAAFLVQYWGGPATYSQQRGHPRLRMRHAPFAIGPVEAAAWYLHMESAVRDGGLDPDDEALVLDYFRRAARHLINHAG; from the coding sequence GTGAGCGAGGAGTTCGTCGCCGGGAGCCTGTACGAGCGGGTGGGGGGCCGAGCCTGGTTCGAGGCGCTGGTGGAGCGGTTCTACGGCGGGGTGGCGACCGATCCGGTCCTGCGTCCGCTCTACCCCGAGGACCTGCGGGAGTCACGGGAGCACCTGGCGGCATTCCTGGTCCAGTACTGGGGCGGTCCCGCCACCTACAGCCAGCAGCGGGGCCACCCGCGACTGCGCATGCGCCACGCGCCCTTCGCCATCGGCCCGGTGGAGGCGGCCGCGTGGTACCTGCACATGGAGTCGGCGGTGCGCGACGGTGGGCTCGATCCCGACGACGAGGCGCTGGTGCTCGACTACTTCCGGCGAGCGGCCCGCCACCTGATCAACCACGCCGGGTGA